Proteins encoded together in one Methylocystis parvus OBBP window:
- a CDS encoding MucR family transcriptional regulator has translation MADSEREENFSSTELAAGIVAAFVAHNSLPVAELPALIASVETALRGLAGHGPAVAETEKPTPAVPIRRSVTPDYLVCLDDGKQFKSLKRHLAVLGMTPEEYRAKWGLPADYPMVAQNYAAQRSDLAKSMGLGQARKTTAAKRGRKPKGSGQAAV, from the coding sequence ATGGCTGATTCTGAACGCGAAGAGAATTTCAGTTCCACAGAATTGGCGGCGGGGATCGTCGCGGCCTTCGTCGCGCATAATTCGCTTCCCGTGGCGGAGCTGCCGGCTCTGATCGCTTCCGTAGAGACGGCGCTGCGCGGCCTCGCCGGCCACGGGCCGGCGGTTGCGGAGACCGAGAAGCCGACGCCCGCGGTGCCGATCCGCAGATCAGTGACTCCGGATTACCTCGTATGTTTGGACGACGGAAAGCAGTTCAAATCGCTCAAGCGGCATTTGGCCGTGTTGGGGATGACGCCAGAGGAGTATCGGGCCAAGTGGGGCTTGCCCGCCGACTATCCGATGGTGGCCCAGAACTATGCGGCGCAGCGCTCGGACCTGGCGAAGAGCATGGGGCTGGGCCAGGCGCGCAAGACGACGGCAGCGAAACGGGGCCGTAAGCCGAAGGGAAGCGGGCAAGCCGCTGTCTGA
- a CDS encoding 4-fold beta flower protein, translated as MDWLWTWGGKCFGYRDGDDLLTHDGRHVGRFNGDKIFDPRGRYLGELMNENRLIRRKGVTSLRGYNFTPRAKRAAYAKYANYVGYAMYAGYEDFPAPESL; from the coding sequence ATGGACTGGCTTTGGACTTGGGGAGGAAAGTGCTTCGGTTATCGCGATGGCGACGATTTGTTGACCCATGACGGCAGGCATGTGGGTCGCTTCAACGGCGACAAAATATTTGATCCGCGCGGTCGATACCTTGGAGAGCTAATGAACGAAAACAGGCTCATCCGGCGCAAAGGAGTTACGAGTCTGCGTGGCTATAATTTTACGCCTCGCGCAAAAAGGGCTGCTTACGCCAAGTACGCAAACTATGTTGGCTACGCGATGTATGCGGGTTACGAAGATTTTCCTGCCCCGGAGAGTCTTTGA
- a CDS encoding DUF2513 domain-containing protein gives MKRDMDLIRELLLKLEGANVPPGVTAVISPYDARLAVNGFDGEEIGHHLRMLVSAGFIETGNQPFAADGALIFRQIAWEGRDFLDSVRDPEVWGKTKKGALAAGGFTFDLLKDLAKGFLKKQIAERTGVDL, from the coding sequence ATGAAACGCGATATGGATCTTATTCGAGAGCTGCTCCTAAAGCTGGAAGGCGCAAATGTTCCGCCGGGAGTGACCGCTGTCATTTCTCCTTACGACGCGCGATTAGCGGTCAACGGCTTCGATGGTGAGGAGATTGGACATCACCTTCGGATGTTGGTAAGCGCGGGTTTCATTGAAACAGGCAATCAACCATTTGCGGCAGACGGGGCTTTGATCTTCCGCCAGATAGCTTGGGAGGGGCGCGATTTCCTTGATTCCGTCCGTGATCCAGAGGTGTGGGGGAAGACGAAGAAGGGCGCGCTCGCCGCAGGAGGGTTCACTTTTGATCTCTTGAAAGACCTCGCCAAGGGCTTTCTCAAAAAGCAAATTGCGGAGCGCACCGGTGTCGACCTCTAG
- a CDS encoding AAA family ATPase has translation MTVEQFSLLRNIGQFDSVNAGARIPLAKLSLVYGENGRGKTTIAAILRSLSANDPELITERKRLGAQHPPHIVLNVGGATVLFQNGSWSAPHADIAVFDDAFVAANVCSGIEIETAHRQNLHELILGAQGVSLNSTVQSHIAQIEQHNQALRTKENAIPASARGAFSVDKFCALAADPDVDAKIGEAERNLSAAKSADAIRQRAAFAPVVLPRFDVDPINRLLARTLPDLEAEAAARMREHFAKLGKGGEAWVGEGLHRIAAGSEGHDYEVCPFCAQDLGGSPLIAHYRAYFSEAYEFLKTAIKDTGQAINTSHGGEVRAAFERAIRVASENREFWRAFTSIPEVEIDTAAVERAWIAAREAVLPVLRAKATAPLEPKTLPPESLEAIEVYHGYCNAVEEISTALQGCNAAIALVKEQVAAANIAALESDISRLRAIKARHEPTIVTLCDAYLQEKATKGRTEQQRDQARAALDHYRRSIFPAYETAINSYLQRFNAGFRLQSVSSVNTRGGSSASYSVVINNVPVSLTADEGPSFRNTLSAGDRNTLALAFFFASLDQDPNLARKIIVIDDPMTSLDEHRSLTTVQEMRRLYSRVRQIIVLSHSKPFLCAIWEGADTSTRTAVRIARDGAGSTLAVWDVRQDCITEHDRRHELVAEYLRSHDPAKERIVAGTLRPILETFVRIAYPSHFPPGALLGAFHNVCQQRVGTAAEILSANDTNELRALLDYANRFHHDTNAAWETAAINDTELTHFCERTIDFTRRP, from the coding sequence ATGACGGTCGAACAATTTTCGTTGCTTAGAAACATTGGTCAGTTCGATTCCGTCAACGCAGGTGCCCGAATTCCGCTTGCCAAGCTCTCTCTGGTCTATGGAGAGAATGGGCGCGGGAAAACGACGATCGCAGCCATTTTGCGCTCCCTTAGCGCCAACGATCCAGAGCTGATAACCGAACGCAAGCGTCTGGGCGCGCAGCACCCACCCCACATCGTGCTTAATGTCGGAGGTGCAACTGTCCTTTTCCAAAATGGCTCGTGGTCAGCTCCGCATGCCGATATAGCGGTTTTCGACGATGCCTTCGTTGCCGCCAACGTTTGCTCCGGGATCGAAATCGAGACTGCGCACCGACAAAATCTGCACGAATTAATCCTCGGCGCTCAAGGCGTAAGCCTCAACTCTACTGTGCAATCCCATATTGCCCAGATCGAACAGCATAACCAGGCTTTGCGCACCAAAGAAAACGCAATTCCCGCCTCTGCACGGGGTGCCTTCTCCGTCGATAAGTTTTGTGCCCTAGCCGCCGATCCCGATGTCGACGCAAAGATTGGGGAAGCGGAACGCAACCTTTCGGCGGCGAAATCAGCCGACGCGATCAGGCAGCGAGCCGCTTTTGCGCCTGTGGTCCTGCCGAGGTTCGACGTCGATCCAATCAACCGGCTCCTGGCGCGGACTCTGCCCGATCTCGAAGCCGAGGCGGCGGCTCGTATGCGCGAGCATTTCGCGAAACTCGGTAAGGGTGGCGAAGCGTGGGTCGGGGAGGGTTTGCACCGCATCGCGGCCGGGTCAGAAGGACACGACTACGAAGTCTGTCCGTTTTGCGCACAGGATTTAGGGGGCTCGCCCCTCATTGCGCATTACCGCGCTTATTTCAGCGAAGCATACGAGTTCCTGAAAACCGCGATAAAAGACACCGGGCAGGCAATCAACACCTCGCACGGGGGCGAGGTCAGAGCTGCATTTGAACGCGCTATCAGGGTGGCCTCGGAAAACCGTGAGTTTTGGCGCGCGTTTACGAGTATCCCGGAGGTGGAAATAGACACGGCTGCCGTCGAACGTGCTTGGATAGCGGCGCGCGAGGCGGTGCTGCCAGTTTTGCGAGCGAAGGCCACGGCTCCGCTCGAACCGAAGACGCTACCTCCAGAGAGCCTAGAAGCGATCGAAGTTTATCACGGCTATTGCAATGCAGTTGAGGAGATCTCAACAGCGCTGCAAGGCTGCAACGCAGCCATTGCACTCGTGAAAGAACAGGTTGCGGCAGCAAACATTGCCGCCCTGGAGAGCGATATTTCCAGGTTGAGGGCAATCAAGGCGCGTCATGAACCCACGATCGTCACGCTTTGCGACGCTTATCTTCAAGAGAAGGCTACAAAAGGGAGAACTGAGCAACAGCGAGATCAAGCGCGCGCCGCCCTTGATCATTACCGGCGTAGTATCTTCCCGGCCTACGAGACAGCGATTAATTCCTATCTCCAGCGGTTCAATGCCGGATTCCGGTTGCAAAGCGTCTCGTCGGTAAACACCAGAGGCGGGTCATCTGCCTCTTATAGCGTCGTGATCAACAACGTGCCCGTCAGCCTGACCGCCGACGAAGGCCCGTCGTTCCGAAATACGCTGAGCGCTGGCGATCGCAATACGCTGGCCCTCGCCTTCTTCTTCGCATCGTTAGACCAAGACCCCAATCTCGCGCGAAAAATCATCGTTATCGACGATCCGATGACGAGCCTGGACGAGCATCGCTCGCTGACAACCGTGCAAGAAATGCGGCGTCTGTATAGCCGAGTGCGTCAAATAATCGTGCTCTCCCATTCAAAGCCGTTTCTTTGTGCGATTTGGGAAGGCGCTGATACCTCCACACGGACGGCCGTAAGGATCGCGCGCGACGGGGCGGGTTCGACACTCGCGGTCTGGGATGTTCGCCAAGATTGTATCACCGAACATGACCGCCGGCATGAGCTTGTCGCGGAATACCTGCGAAGCCATGACCCGGCGAAGGAGCGGATAGTCGCGGGGACCCTACGGCCAATCCTCGAGACGTTTGTCCGCATCGCATACCCCAGCCATTTCCCTCCTGGGGCGCTGTTGGGCGCTTTTCACAACGTCTGCCAGCAAAGAGTTGGAACCGCCGCGGAAATCTTATCGGCGAACGATACGAATGAGCTGCGGGCGCTGCTCGATTACGCGAACAGATTCCACCACGACACGAACGCAGCATGGGAAACCGCAGCGATTAACGACACGGAACTCACTCATTTCTGCGAACGCACGATAGATTTCACAAGGCGTCCTTAG
- a CDS encoding PaeR7I family type II restriction endonuclease, with the protein MPLDLADYENKAREAVKAFWGNRAAAAAKQKELGREDQGERASVTGGKNMDGFIALIQDVIRANGLTDAHMMMGRRVLTLPGFFRPTKLWDLLIVNDGRLVAALELKSQVGSFGKNFNNRTEEAIGTAVDLWTAYREGAFGPEAPRPFVAWLMPVEDAPESRSPVNDTSPHFPVFPDFRGASYIERYNILCRKLVQERLYTTATIMASPRTAAETGDYVDLSELTGLKTFVTSFAGHIAAEAARAPPGAPDRLL; encoded by the coding sequence ATGCCGCTTGATTTAGCTGACTACGAAAACAAAGCCCGGGAAGCGGTGAAAGCCTTTTGGGGCAACCGCGCCGCGGCCGCCGCCAAGCAAAAGGAACTCGGCCGGGAAGACCAGGGCGAACGCGCGAGCGTGACCGGCGGCAAAAATATGGACGGATTCATCGCCCTTATTCAGGACGTGATCCGGGCCAACGGGCTGACCGACGCGCACATGATGATGGGTCGCCGTGTCCTGACATTGCCGGGGTTCTTCCGGCCGACGAAACTCTGGGACTTACTCATTGTCAACGATGGCCGCCTGGTCGCGGCGCTCGAGCTCAAATCGCAGGTCGGTTCCTTCGGCAAGAATTTCAACAATCGGACGGAAGAAGCGATCGGCACAGCTGTCGATCTTTGGACGGCCTATCGGGAAGGGGCTTTCGGCCCGGAAGCGCCGCGCCCTTTTGTCGCCTGGCTGATGCCGGTTGAAGACGCGCCGGAATCACGGTCGCCGGTGAATGATACTTCGCCCCATTTCCCGGTTTTTCCTGATTTCCGAGGGGCGTCTTACATCGAGCGCTATAACATCCTGTGCCGCAAACTTGTGCAGGAGCGGCTTTACACGACGGCGACCATCATGGCCTCGCCGCGTACGGCGGCAGAAACGGGCGACTATGTTGACTTGTCGGAGCTGACGGGCCTCAAGACCTTCGTGACCAGCTTCGCCGGTCATATCGCCGCGGAGGCTGCGCGTGCCCCCCCAGGCGCGCCTGATCGTTTGCTTTAA
- a CDS encoding Eco57I restriction-modification methylase domain-containing protein, with the protein MAKLGNMAFRNTHKQLSFLERPEVEAAIAGMAESGAESRGAVFTRREVVNFILDLAGYTADKPLHKARLLEPSMGQGDFLTPVIDRLLEAYGREVGDKGNIVKDLGGCILAVELHHSSYEHTRELVLDALTAKELKPAQAHSLADHWLKQGDFLLLPLEREFTHVIGNPPYVRQELIPDVLIAEYRRRFDTIFDRADIYIPFIEHSLSLLAPGGRLGFICADRWTKNRYGGPLRRLVAEKFHLQYFVDMVDTDAFLSDVIAYPAIVVIGREKEGPTRIAARPQIDADTLRQLAKTMTAAKLGKGAEVSEVTHAAVGDEPWMLGAPEELNLVRRLEAEFPLVEDAGCKVRIGVATGADQVFIRPFDELDVEPDRKLPLATTRDILTGTVEWRGLGIINPFGRDGKLVALKDYPKLKAYLECYGATIKARHCAKKNPDNWYRTIDRIYPELTKVPKLLIPDIKGEAHIVYEPGELYPHHNLYYVTSSEWNLHALQAVLLSGVTRIFISSYSTKMRGGYLRFQAQYLRRLRLPRWSGVSAPLRAKLIKAGKSRDLDTCNAAAAELYGLNAEERHAIGVTAGVADAA; encoded by the coding sequence ATGGCTAAGCTGGGCAATATGGCATTCCGCAACACGCACAAGCAGTTATCCTTCCTCGAGCGCCCGGAAGTAGAAGCCGCGATTGCCGGCATGGCTGAATCGGGCGCGGAGTCGCGTGGGGCGGTCTTCACGCGGCGCGAAGTCGTGAATTTCATTCTCGACCTGGCGGGCTACACCGCCGACAAACCGCTGCATAAGGCGCGGCTGCTCGAGCCATCGATGGGGCAGGGCGATTTTCTGACGCCGGTGATCGATCGCCTGCTCGAGGCCTACGGGCGCGAGGTTGGCGACAAGGGCAACATTGTAAAAGACCTGGGCGGGTGCATCCTCGCGGTCGAGCTGCATCACTCGAGCTACGAGCACACACGGGAGCTCGTTCTCGATGCGCTCACGGCAAAGGAGCTGAAACCAGCCCAAGCCCATTCGTTGGCGGATCATTGGCTCAAGCAGGGCGACTTCCTCCTGTTGCCGCTCGAGCGCGAATTCACCCACGTTATCGGCAACCCGCCTTACGTCCGGCAAGAGCTCATCCCCGACGTGCTGATCGCGGAATATCGCCGCCGCTTCGACACCATTTTCGACCGCGCCGACATATACATCCCCTTTATCGAGCACTCGCTTTCACTGCTCGCGCCCGGCGGCCGTCTGGGGTTCATCTGCGCCGATCGCTGGACCAAGAACCGCTATGGCGGCCCGCTGCGCCGCCTGGTCGCGGAGAAATTCCACCTGCAATACTTCGTCGACATGGTCGATACGGACGCCTTTCTGTCGGACGTGATCGCCTATCCGGCCATCGTCGTGATTGGCCGCGAGAAGGAGGGCCCAACGCGGATCGCGGCGCGGCCGCAGATCGACGCGGATACGCTACGCCAGCTCGCCAAAACGATGACGGCCGCCAAGCTCGGCAAGGGCGCCGAAGTCAGCGAAGTGACGCACGCAGCCGTGGGCGATGAGCCCTGGATGCTCGGCGCGCCCGAAGAATTGAATCTCGTGCGCCGCCTCGAGGCGGAATTCCCCCTGGTCGAAGATGCTGGCTGCAAGGTCAGGATCGGCGTCGCCACGGGTGCGGATCAGGTCTTCATCCGGCCGTTTGACGAGCTCGATGTCGAGCCCGATCGCAAGCTGCCGCTCGCCACGACGCGCGACATTCTGACGGGCACGGTCGAATGGCGTGGGCTTGGGATTATCAATCCCTTCGGGCGCGACGGGAAGCTCGTCGCGCTCAAGGATTATCCGAAGCTGAAGGCCTATCTCGAGTGCTATGGCGCGACGATCAAAGCGCGGCATTGCGCCAAGAAGAATCCCGACAACTGGTATCGGACCATTGACCGGATTTACCCGGAGCTGACCAAGGTCCCCAAGCTGCTGATCCCCGATATCAAAGGGGAAGCCCATATCGTTTATGAGCCGGGCGAGCTCTATCCGCACCACAATCTCTATTACGTCACCTCGAGCGAGTGGAACCTGCACGCGTTGCAGGCGGTGCTCCTGTCGGGCGTAACGCGGATTTTCATTTCTTCTTATTCGACCAAAATGCGCGGCGGCTATTTGCGTTTCCAGGCGCAATATCTGCGGCGCTTGCGCTTGCCGCGCTGGTCGGGCGTTTCAGCCCCATTGCGAGCCAAACTCATCAAGGCCGGAAAATCCCGCGATCTCGATACATGCAACGCAGCGGCGGCGGAGCTCTACGGGCTGAACGCCGAAGAACGCCATGCCATTGGGGTAACTGCGGGGGTAGCGGATGCCGCTTGA